A stretch of the Coprobacillus cateniformis genome encodes the following:
- a CDS encoding LysR family transcriptional regulator — protein sequence MEIRTLQYFLTIAREKNISKAAEYLHMTQPTLSRQMKELEEQLGKQLFTRGNRQISLTDEGMILKKRAEEIISIVERAEAEVRANEELLTGDIHVGCTEKIGLKHIAQSLALMQEKHPFVRVHIKYGSTEDISSQIEKSELDFGIVIEPVDFMKYDYLKITHSHTWGVLMSQESPLSQLEYITADDLRQVSLLCPSQELVKNEIAGWVGGNQRKLNIVGTYNFPFALSSLVKESHLYALCFEQSFDDAMDNVCFRPLTPAIEENMVFIWRKYQVFSKPIEIFMNMLKEKVQK from the coding sequence ATGGAAATCAGAACTTTACAATATTTCTTAACAATAGCAAGAGAGAAAAATATATCTAAAGCAGCAGAATATTTACATATGACCCAACCTACTCTCTCAAGACAAATGAAAGAATTAGAAGAGCAACTTGGAAAACAACTTTTTACAAGAGGAAATCGGCAAATCTCATTAACTGATGAAGGTATGATTCTCAAAAAACGTGCAGAAGAAATTATCAGTATTGTTGAAAGAGCTGAAGCAGAAGTGAGAGCAAATGAAGAATTACTGACAGGAGATATTCATGTTGGATGTACTGAAAAAATAGGTTTAAAACATATTGCTCAATCACTTGCCCTCATGCAAGAGAAACATCCCTTTGTCAGAGTCCATATTAAATATGGAAGCACTGAAGACATCTCATCTCAGATAGAAAAGTCTGAACTTGATTTTGGGATTGTGATTGAACCAGTTGATTTTATGAAATATGATTATTTGAAAATAACACATTCTCATACTTGGGGTGTTTTGATGTCCCAAGAGAGTCCACTTTCTCAACTTGAATACATCACTGCTGATGATCTACGTCAAGTATCATTGTTATGTCCTTCACAGGAACTGGTTAAAAATGAAATTGCTGGATGGGTTGGTGGTAATCAAAGGAAATTAAATATTGTTGGAACTTATAATTTTCCTTTTGCTTTATCTTCGCTTGTGAAAGAAAGTCATCTTTATGCTTTATGTTTTGAACAGAGTTTTGATGATGCAATGGATAATGTCTGTTTTCGACCACTTACACCAGCAATAGAAGAAAACATGGTATTTATTTGGCGTAAATATCAGGTATTTTCTAAACCTATTGAAATCTTTATGAATATGCTGAAAGAAAAAGTACAGAAATGA
- a CDS encoding ATP-binding cassette domain-containing protein: MSHKDYITIRGLTQNNLKNVSLEIPKEKIVVFTGVSGSGKSSIVFDTIAAESQRQMNETYSAFIRGRLPKYQKPKVDFIDQLSASVIIDQARLGGNARSTVGTISDMYSALRLLFSRIGTPYVGTASYFSFNDPNGMCPTCFGIGKVLDIDIEQVIHSDKSLNEDMLDIPAFHIGNWYWKQYTETGLFDLDKKWKDYSLPERNLLLYGAYEKDGERVNKKLEGIYNHLNRVLVKRDLSMSSDQTLSRLKKLVKEHECPECHGKRLNSSSLSCCIHGYSIADMCEMEFIHLREVLKEIHDPRGETIIQTLVATLTRMIDIGLPYLSLNRETTTLSGGEAQRLKLVRYMGSSLTGLIYIFDEPSTGMHPRDVYRMTKLLQSLRNKGNTVLVVEHDKDVISIADEIIDVGPRAGRYGGEILYQGSYHQLLESDTLTGNAMREHIGIKEQPRPVRTFLPIRNAQLHNLKNVSVNVPENVLCVVTGVAGSGKSSLFRDVFAKQYAERVIIVDQSSVTATNRSTPVSFLGFFDDIRKLMAQENQVSASLFSFNSKGACPECKGKGKVTIELVFMDPVTTTCEACNGKRYSEEALSYQYHGKNIMEILNLTVEEASEFFAEHKKIAKKINAMMEVGLSYLSLGQPLSTLSGGELQRIKLAKHLDQKGNIYLLDEPTTGLHASDVKNIMKLLDRFVVQGNTVIVIEHNLDVMKLADYIIDVGPDGGTAGGEVVFTGTPQEMIDTAQTITAKYLRKSLR, from the coding sequence ATGTCTCATAAAGATTACATAACAATAAGAGGATTAACTCAAAACAATTTAAAAAATGTATCTCTAGAAATACCTAAAGAAAAGATCGTTGTTTTTACTGGTGTATCAGGATCGGGGAAATCAAGTATAGTCTTTGATACAATTGCAGCAGAGAGTCAGCGACAAATGAATGAAACATATTCTGCATTTATTAGGGGTAGATTACCAAAATATCAAAAACCAAAAGTAGATTTTATTGATCAACTGTCAGCTTCTGTGATTATTGATCAGGCACGTTTGGGCGGTAATGCTCGCTCAACAGTAGGGACAATCAGTGATATGTATTCGGCATTACGTTTGCTTTTTTCACGCATTGGAACACCTTATGTTGGAACAGCATCTTATTTTTCTTTTAATGACCCTAATGGAATGTGCCCAACTTGCTTTGGAATAGGTAAAGTTTTAGATATTGATATAGAACAAGTGATTCATTCAGATAAAAGTTTAAATGAAGATATGCTGGATATTCCTGCTTTTCATATAGGAAACTGGTATTGGAAACAATATACTGAAACTGGTTTATTTGATTTAGATAAAAAATGGAAAGATTATTCTCTTCCAGAACGAAATCTATTGCTTTATGGTGCATATGAAAAAGATGGCGAACGTGTTAATAAAAAACTAGAAGGGATTTATAATCATCTAAATCGTGTTCTTGTTAAGCGTGATTTATCTATGTCTAGTGATCAGACTCTCTCTCGCTTAAAAAAATTGGTGAAAGAACATGAATGTCCAGAATGTCATGGGAAACGCTTGAATTCATCATCTTTATCTTGTTGTATTCATGGATATAGTATTGCTGATATGTGTGAAATGGAATTTATTCATCTCCGTGAAGTTTTAAAGGAAATTCATGATCCACGTGGTGAAACAATTATTCAAACATTAGTCGCTACACTCACAAGAATGATTGATATTGGTTTACCTTATTTAAGTCTTAATCGAGAAACAACAACACTCTCTGGTGGTGAAGCACAACGATTAAAACTTGTCAGATACATGGGAAGTTCATTAACAGGATTGATTTATATTTTTGATGAACCAAGTACAGGAATGCATCCACGAGATGTCTATCGTATGACAAAACTGCTTCAAAGTTTACGCAATAAAGGAAATACTGTTTTGGTTGTAGAACATGATAAAGATGTCATTTCTATTGCAGATGAAATTATTGATGTTGGGCCACGAGCTGGACGATATGGTGGAGAAATCTTATATCAAGGAAGTTATCATCAACTTTTAGAATCTGATACATTAACAGGGAATGCAATGCGTGAACATATAGGAATCAAAGAACAACCAAGACCAGTGAGAACATTTCTACCAATTCGAAATGCTCAGTTGCATAATCTTAAGAATGTTTCAGTGAATGTTCCTGAAAATGTATTGTGTGTTGTGACAGGGGTTGCAGGGTCTGGTAAATCTAGTCTTTTTAGAGATGTTTTTGCTAAGCAATATGCTGAGCGTGTCATCATTGTTGATCAATCATCAGTGACAGCTACAAATCGATCTACACCTGTGTCTTTCTTAGGATTTTTTGATGATATCAGAAAACTCATGGCGCAAGAGAATCAAGTGTCTGCTTCACTGTTTTCATTTAATAGTAAAGGGGCATGTCCAGAATGTAAAGGTAAAGGAAAAGTAACTATAGAACTTGTTTTTATGGATCCAGTCACAACAACTTGTGAGGCATGCAATGGAAAACGTTATAGCGAGGAAGCTCTATCATATCAGTATCATGGAAAAAACATTATGGAAATTTTAAATCTGACTGTGGAAGAAGCATCAGAATTCTTCGCAGAACATAAGAAGATTGCAAAGAAAATCAATGCAATGATGGAAGTAGGATTATCTTATCTTTCGCTTGGTCAACCACTCTCAACTCTTTCTGGGGGGGAACTTCAAAGAATTAAGTTGGCCAAACACCTTGACCAAAAAGGAAATATCTATTTATTAGATGAACCAACAACAGGGTTACATGCTTCTGATGTTAAGAATATTATGAAACTTTTAGACCGCTTTGTTGTACAAGGGAATACAGTTATTGTTATTGAACATAATTTAGATGTGATGAAATTAGCAGATTACATTATTGATGTAGGACCAGATGGCGGTACAGCAGGCGGAGAAGTGGTTTTTACAGGTACACCACAAGAAATGATTGATACTGCTCAGACAATAACAGCAAAATATCTTAGAAAATCTTTGAGATAA